A portion of the Fusobacterium perfoetens ATCC 29250 genome contains these proteins:
- a CDS encoding pseudouridine synthase, which yields MRLDKFLTECGLGSRKDVKSLIESKKISVNDNFKISPKDNINENEDTVKVNGEILTYKKFRYYILNKKAGFITAVDDPREKTVMELLPDWVIKKDLAPVGRLDKDTEGLLLLTNDGVLNHKLLSPKSHVEKTYMVILEKDISEEDLEKLRNGVDIGGYITMPAKAIKIEDKKIHLIIKEGKFHQVKKMLEAVNNKVIYLYRISFGKLEIGDLKIGEVKEISLEDII from the coding sequence ATGAGATTAGATAAATTTTTAACTGAATGTGGTTTAGGAAGTAGAAAAGATGTAAAATCTTTAATTGAAAGTAAAAAAATATCTGTTAATGATAACTTTAAAATTTCTCCAAAAGATAATATCAATGAAAATGAGGATACAGTAAAAGTAAATGGAGAAATTCTTACATATAAAAAATTTAGATATTATATTCTAAATAAAAAAGCTGGTTTTATAACTGCTGTAGATGACCCAAGAGAAAAAACGGTAATGGAACTTTTGCCAGATTGGGTTATAAAAAAAGACTTAGCTCCAGTAGGGAGATTAGATAAAGATACAGAAGGATTATTACTTCTTACTAATGATGGGGTGCTTAATCATAAATTACTTTCTCCTAAAAGTCATGTTGAAAAAACATATATGGTCATATTAGAAAAAGATATATCAGAAGAAGATTTAGAAAAATTAAGAAATGGTGTTGATATAGGTGGATATATAACAATGCCAGCAAAAGCTATAAAAATAGAAGATAAAAAAATTCATTTAATCATAAAAGAGGGAAAATTTCATCAAGTAAAAAAAATGTTAGAAGCTGTAAACAATAAAGTTATATATCTATATAGAATTTCTTTTGGAAAATTAGAAATAGGAGATTTAAAAATTGGAGAAGTAAAAGAAATATCTTTAGAAGATATTATATAA
- a CDS encoding nitroreductase family protein: MDFYGRRSIRKYKNIPIEKEKLDELLKVALVSPTGHNARACEFVVFDNEKDVKSLIGIKSSGAGFLETAQACIGVICDGEKAMTWVEDASIAAYVIQLKAHELGLGSCWCHLKERQSVDGKPSEEVFRKLTNTPEKYQVLCLIALGYPDEEKTSYTEKNINFEKVSYGKYGNRG, translated from the coding sequence ATGGATTTTTATGGAAGAAGAAGTATTAGAAAATATAAAAATATTCCTATAGAAAAGGAAAAATTAGATGAATTATTAAAAGTTGCTTTGGTATCTCCTACTGGTCATAATGCTAGAGCTTGTGAATTTGTGGTATTTGATAATGAAAAAGATGTAAAATCTTTGATTGGGATAAAAAGTTCTGGAGCTGGTTTTTTAGAAACTGCTCAAGCTTGTATAGGTGTGATTTGTGATGGAGAAAAAGCTATGACTTGGGTAGAAGATGCTTCTATTGCTGCTTATGTTATACAATTAAAAGCACATGAGTTAGGGCTTGGAAGTTGTTGGTGTCATTTAAAAGAAAGACAAAGTGTAGATGGAAAGCCATCAGAAGAAGTTTTTAGAAAACTTACTAATACACCTGAAAAATATCAGGTATTATGTTTAATAGCTTTAGGTTATCCTGATGAAGAAAAAACTAGTTACACAGAAAAAAATATAAATTTCGAGAAGGTAAGCTATGGAAAATATGGAAACAGAGGATAA
- a CDS encoding DNA alkylation repair protein: MENMETEDKELDLINIDWNQKNYKEFIKFLHIKKEKNWDIGRHCKVLNIPVDTCIGLKTPIIKKIAKDISKGDYKNFLKLDINNTYEEKLIRGLVLSYLKLPYNELENYLKDYFEKYVDSWNLCDCPIGSYKFIKKYKKEYFKFIKNFYKSKNPWLIRIELVSLLSYYTDDEYIDIVLDICEKIKSDEYYVNISLAWLLSELFVKQREKTLNFLIEKRETFDVWTYNKTIQKIKESFRVSKEDKKFLEDLKIKK, from the coding sequence ATGGAAAATATGGAAACAGAGGATAAAGAGTTAGATTTAATAAATATAGATTGGAATCAAAAAAATTATAAAGAGTTTATTAAGTTTTTACACATAAAAAAAGAAAAAAATTGGGATATAGGAAGACATTGCAAAGTTCTTAATATTCCAGTAGATACTTGTATTGGATTGAAAACTCCTATTATAAAAAAGATAGCTAAAGATATTTCTAAAGGAGATTATAAAAATTTTTTAAAGCTTGATATTAATAATACATATGAAGAAAAGTTAATAAGAGGATTAGTCTTAAGTTATTTAAAACTTCCTTATAATGAATTGGAAAATTATCTAAAAGATTATTTTGAAAAATATGTAGATTCTTGGAATTTATGTGATTGTCCTATAGGAAGTTATAAATTTATAAAAAAATATAAAAAAGAATATTTTAAATTTATAAAAAATTTTTATAAATCTAAAAATCCTTGGCTTATAAGAATAGAATTAGTCTCTCTTCTAAGTTATTATACAGATGATGAATATATAGATATAGTTCTTGATATATGTGAAAAGATAAAATCTGATGAATACTATGTAAATATAAGTTTAGCTTGGTTACTGTCTGAGCTTTTTGTAAAGCAGAGAGAAAAAACTTTAAATTTTTTAATTGAAAAAAGAGAAACTTTTGATGTGTGGACATATAATAAAACTATACAAAAAATTAAAGAATCTTTTAGAGTTTCAAAAGAAGATAAAAAATTTTTAGAGGATTTAAAGATTAAAAAATAG
- a CDS encoding magnesium transporter CorA family protein produces the protein MIQVIKTNEKNKLDYLYYKTDDDDIVNYEILKEKNTWINLTAPTDEEIEALEIVLDIPQEHLRAALDEEEKSRLEIDGDIILIIIDIPIHNDGDDKCSFTTIPLGIILLPDNIITITIDKFPLIDEFIKGKVKEFFTYKKTRFILQLLFRNTSYYLYYLRQIGRVSDVVESRLKKNLDNDELMLLLELEKSLVYFTTSLKSNEAVLDRIMRMQLVKKYPDDMELLDDIIIDTKQAIEMASIYTSVLSSTRDAFSTIMSNNLNNVMKRLTSITVVLAVPTIISGIWGMNVLVPFGESNFGFLSVIIISIVLSFLIALWLSKNKML, from the coding sequence ATGATACAAGTTATAAAAACTAATGAAAAAAATAAGTTAGATTATTTATACTATAAAACTGATGATGATGATATAGTTAACTATGAAATTTTAAAAGAAAAAAACACTTGGATAAATTTAACTGCTCCTACTGATGAAGAAATTGAAGCTTTGGAAATAGTGTTAGATATTCCACAAGAACATTTACGTGCAGCCTTAGATGAAGAAGAAAAATCACGTTTGGAAATAGATGGTGACATAATCTTGATTATTATAGATATTCCCATTCATAATGATGGTGATGATAAATGTTCCTTTACAACAATCCCTCTTGGTATTATACTTTTACCAGATAATATTATTACAATTACTATAGATAAATTTCCATTAATAGATGAATTTATAAAAGGAAAAGTTAAAGAGTTTTTTACTTATAAAAAGACTAGATTCATTTTACAACTTCTTTTTAGAAATACATCATATTATCTATATTATTTAAGACAGATTGGTCGTGTTAGTGATGTTGTAGAAAGTCGTTTAAAGAAAAACTTAGATAATGATGAACTTATGTTGTTACTTGAACTAGAAAAATCACTAGTTTATTTTACAACTTCATTAAAATCTAATGAAGCTGTTTTAGATAGAATTATGAGAATGCAACTTGTAAAAAAATATCCAGATGATATGGAGCTTCTTGATGATATAATTATTGATACAAAACAGGCTATAGAAATGGCAAGTATTTATACTAGTGTCTTAAGTAGTACAAGAGATGCTTTTTCTACCATTATGTCAAATAACTTAAATAATGTTATGAAAAGACTTACATCAATTACAGTTGTTCTAGCTGTTCCTACTATTATTTCGGGAATATGGGGAATGAATGTATTAGTTCCATTTGGTGAAAGTAATTTTGGATTTTTAAGTGTGATTATTATATCAATTGTTCTTAGTTTTCTAATAGCTCTTTGGTTATCAAAAAATAAAATGTTATAA
- a CDS encoding extracellular solute-binding protein — translation MFKSFSKIFLAGTIAMATVSCGGNKQETNSNILHVYSWAEYIPTEVFDGFEKETGIKVVEDIYSTNEEMFTKLKAGATGYDLVMPSPDYVEIMIKEQMLDKIDKSKISTFENIDKEMLEKLAVFDANNDYSIPYAVSSTLIAVNTKYVKDYPRDYSIYEREDLKGKMSLLDDMREVMGAALGMCGYPQDVADEKAFKEAETKINKWKQNIAKFDSESFGKNFASGDFWVVQGYGENIYMELSDEQKKTTDFIVPEKGGIFCLDSFVVLKTAPNKEAAHKFMEYIHKPEVYAMIADYLVVPSINVPARELTKEKPLFQMEDLKNSQLLRDTTATLPMQNRYWEKIKGGF, via the coding sequence ATGTTCAAATCATTTTCAAAAATTTTTTTGGCTGGAACAATAGCAATGGCTACAGTGTCATGTGGGGGAAATAAGCAAGAGACAAATTCCAATATTCTTCATGTTTATAGCTGGGCTGAATATATTCCAACAGAAGTCTTTGATGGTTTTGAAAAAGAAACAGGAATTAAAGTAGTAGAGGATATTTATTCTACAAATGAAGAGATGTTTACAAAATTAAAAGCAGGAGCAACAGGATATGACTTAGTTATGCCTTCACCTGATTATGTAGAAATTATGATAAAAGAGCAAATGTTAGATAAAATTGATAAATCAAAAATATCTACTTTTGAAAATATAGATAAAGAAATGTTAGAGAAATTGGCTGTCTTTGATGCAAATAATGATTATTCAATTCCTTATGCAGTAAGTTCAACTTTAATAGCAGTAAATACTAAATATGTAAAAGATTATCCAAGAGATTACTCTATTTATGAGAGGGAAGATTTAAAAGGAAAAATGAGCCTTTTAGATGATATGAGAGAGGTTATGGGAGCAGCTTTAGGAATGTGTGGATATCCACAAGATGTAGCTGATGAAAAAGCTTTTAAAGAAGCAGAAACAAAAATAAATAAATGGAAACAAAATATAGCAAAATTTGATTCTGAATCTTTTGGTAAGAATTTTGCTAGTGGAGATTTTTGGGTAGTGCAAGGTTATGGAGAAAATATTTATATGGAACTTTCTGATGAGCAAAAGAAAACTACTGACTTTATAGTTCCTGAAAAAGGTGGAATTTTCTGTTTGGATTCTTTTGTAGTATTAAAAACTGCTCCTAATAAAGAAGCTGCTCATAAATTTATGGAATATATCCATAAGCCAGAAGTTTATGCAATGATTGCAGATTATTTAGTAGTTCCATCAATAAATGTCCCTGCTAGAGAGCTTACAAAAGAAAAACCTTTATTCCAAATGGAAGATTTAAAAAATAGTCAATTATTAAGAGATACAACTGCTACTTTACCAATGCAAAATAGATATTGGGAAAAAATAAAAGGTGGTTTTTAA
- the dnaN gene encoding DNA polymerase III subunit beta, giving the protein MKFRINREKFINILSDFSLILKENPIKPIIAGLKIEATKNNIIFTGTSLESNLIKVVEGKIEEEGIVVVKSQLILEYIKLLDEEEIEIYLKDNSLIVHQAEFIILDDSIYPIIVKEEYNQITTINAKLFCEALEKCKFCAYQTSDNLALNCIKVLFNKESMEFIASDSYRLTYFKTNNNSNEEKEYSIPLDSINSFTKIIKDVDKDMIIGYSSKHLVFIWENTYYSTRTIDLAFPNFRQILDFNSFDKNMEFNTDELKSSLKKVITVAKTSYEAKYGAIFDFKNNLLTIQSHSGKGKISQKVNMIKSGENFKGSLNTKFLLEFLSNISKNTMVEGVNASSMFRITEYDNPNYIYILMPLALKG; this is encoded by the coding sequence ATGAAATTTAGAATTAATAGAGAAAAATTTATAAATATTTTATCTGATTTTTCTCTTATATTAAAAGAAAATCCAATAAAACCTATAATAGCTGGTTTAAAAATAGAAGCTACTAAAAATAATATAATTTTTACAGGAACTTCTCTTGAATCTAACTTAATAAAAGTTGTAGAAGGAAAAATAGAAGAAGAGGGAATAGTAGTTGTAAAATCTCAACTTATTCTTGAATATATAAAGCTTTTAGATGAAGAAGAAATAGAAATTTATTTAAAAGATAATTCATTAATAGTTCATCAAGCAGAATTTATTATTTTAGATGACAGCATATATCCAATAATAGTAAAAGAAGAATACAATCAAATTACTACTATAAATGCAAAATTATTCTGTGAAGCACTTGAAAAATGTAAATTTTGTGCTTATCAAACTAGTGATAATTTAGCATTAAATTGTATAAAAGTTTTATTCAATAAAGAATCTATGGAATTTATAGCTAGTGATTCATATAGATTAACTTATTTTAAGACAAATAATAATTCTAATGAAGAAAAAGAATATTCAATTCCTCTTGATAGTATAAATTCTTTTACAAAAATTATAAAAGATGTAGATAAAGATATGATTATAGGATATAGTAGTAAGCACTTAGTTTTCATATGGGAAAATACTTATTATTCTACTAGAACAATAGATTTAGCTTTTCCTAATTTCCGTCAAATTTTAGACTTTAATTCTTTTGATAAGAATATGGAATTTAATACAGATGAGTTAAAAAGTTCTTTAAAAAAAGTTATAACTGTTGCTAAAACAAGTTACGAAGCAAAATATGGAGCTATATTTGATTTTAAGAATAATCTTTTAACAATTCAATCACATTCAGGAAAAGGAAAGATTAGTCAAAAAGTTAATATGATAAAATCAGGAGAAAATTTTAAAGGGTCTTTAAATACAAAATTTTTATTAGAGTTTTTAAGTAATATCTCAAAAAATACTATGGTAGAAGGTGTTAATGCTTCATCAATGTTTAGAATTACAGAATATGATAATCCTAATTATATTTATATTTTGATGCCATTAGCACTAAAAGGATAA
- a CDS encoding YbaK/EbsC family protein gives MSLESVKKYFLDNNLPLIVSETDKDTGTVKNAAIAFGIEEDEIAKTMGFLLKNGECILILMKGTARVDNSKFKAKFKEKAVMIPFDKVEELTGHMPGGVCPFGLKKDLRIFLDETLKEFNVVYPAGGTPHSAVKITVDMLAEVTKGEWVNITK, from the coding sequence ATGAGTTTAGAAAGTGTAAAAAAATATTTTTTAGATAATAATTTACCACTTATTGTAAGTGAAACAGATAAAGATACAGGAACTGTAAAAAATGCAGCAATAGCTTTTGGAATAGAAGAGGATGAAATTGCTAAAACAATGGGATTTTTATTAAAAAATGGAGAATGTATTTTAATTCTTATGAAAGGTACTGCTAGAGTTGATAATTCAAAATTTAAAGCTAAATTTAAAGAAAAAGCTGTTATGATACCTTTTGATAAAGTTGAAGAATTAACTGGGCATATGCCTGGAGGAGTTTGTCCTTTTGGTTTGAAAAAAGATTTAAGAATATTTTTAGATGAAACTTTAAAAGAATTTAATGTAGTTTATCCAGCAGGTGGAACTCCTCATTCAGCAGTTAAAATAACTGTGGATATGCTAGCAGAAGTTACAAAAGGTGAATGGGTTAATATAACAAAATAA
- a CDS encoding TrmH family RNA methyltransferase codes for MLQISGKDNVLFKKVKKLKQKKYREIDQMFLAEGVKFLDFITTPNYIFIDEDFDLSLIENKLEKFQCEKYILSSGLFSQLSSQENSQGVILVYSYEKYSLDTLENNIVVLDKVSDPGNLGTIIRTVDAAGFKDIILTTGSVDCYNEKVIRSTMGSIFNVRLHYMNEDEMVMFLKDKDYRLISTALDKNSIPYTAMKLKKKNAIIFGNEGNGISKSILAVSDEKIIIPIYGTAESLNVGIACGVILYKMREIL; via the coding sequence ATGTTACAAATATCAGGAAAAGACAATGTTCTTTTTAAAAAAGTAAAAAAATTAAAGCAAAAAAAATATCGTGAGATAGACCAAATGTTTTTAGCAGAAGGAGTAAAGTTTTTAGATTTTATAACTACTCCTAATTATATATTCATAGATGAAGACTTTGATTTATCTCTTATTGAAAATAAATTAGAAAAATTTCAATGTGAAAAATATATTCTCTCTTCTGGATTATTTTCTCAATTAAGTTCACAAGAAAATTCTCAAGGAGTTATATTAGTATATTCATATGAAAAATATTCTTTAGATACTCTAGAAAATAATATAGTAGTCTTAGATAAAGTTAGTGACCCTGGAAATCTTGGAACAATTATAAGAACAGTAGATGCTGCAGGATTTAAAGATATAATTCTTACTACAGGTAGTGTAGATTGTTACAATGAAAAAGTAATTAGAAGTACAATGGGCTCTATCTTTAATGTAAGGCTTCATTATATGAATGAAGATGAAATGGTAATGTTTTTAAAAGATAAAGACTATAGATTAATCTCTACAGCTTTAGATAAAAATTCAATCCCATATACAGCAATGAAATTAAAAAAGAAAAATGCTATTATATTTGGAAATGAGGGAAATGGAATATCAAAAAGTATATTGGCTGTATCTGATGAAAAAATTATAATTCCTATTTATGGAACTGCTGAATCTCTAAATGTAGGGATAGCTTGTGGAGTAATTCTTTATAAAATGAGAGAGATATTATAA
- the mscL gene encoding large-conductance mechanosensitive channel protein MscL: MNFIKEFKKFALRGNVLDMAVGVIIGGAFSKIVNSMVNDIIMPIIGILTGKIDISSLQFLIPSSIAGGEPVVVKYGQFLQNILNFLIIGISIFFMVKLVNRLIKKHEDEKPAPKPTNEEILLTEIRDLLKEKHN, translated from the coding sequence ATGAACTTCATTAAAGAATTTAAAAAGTTTGCTCTTCGTGGAAATGTTTTAGATATGGCAGTTGGGGTTATTATAGGGGGAGCTTTTAGTAAAATTGTAAATAGTATGGTAAATGATATTATAATGCCTATAATTGGAATTCTTACTGGAAAAATAGATATTTCCTCTCTTCAATTTTTAATCCCATCTAGTATAGCTGGTGGAGAACCTGTTGTTGTAAAATATGGTCAATTTTTACAAAATATTTTAAATTTCTTAATAATAGGTATAAGTATATTTTTTATGGTTAAATTAGTAAATAGACTAATAAAGAAACATGAAGATGAAAAACCAGCACCAAAACCTACAAATGAAGAGATTCTTTTAACAGAGATTAGAGATTTATTAAAAGAAAAACATAATTAA
- a CDS encoding NAD(P)-dependent malic enzyme, giving the protein MNIYEEALKLHEEHKGKVAMVSKVQVNDRKDLSLAYTPGVAEPCRKIAENKDNVYKYTSKGNTVAVITDGTAVLGLGDIGPEAGLPVMEGKCLLFKRFAGIDAFPICLDTKDTEEIIKTIKLISPSLGGINLEDISAPRCVEIETRLKEELNIPVFHDDQHGTAIVVTAGLINAFKFLNKKFEDVKIVVSGAGAAGSSICKLLHQMGTKEIVAVDIDGVLNRDDIETYNPLKKDLMKFLNPNNIKGGLKEAIVGADAFIGVSAPKLLTKEMVATMNKDSVVFAMANPEPEILPEEAKAGGARIIGTGRSDYPNQINNILAFPGIFRGALDSRASQITEEMKIAAAKGIAAVIKDEELREDYIIPDVFDERVVKVVAKSVSDFVLNTK; this is encoded by the coding sequence ATGAATATCTATGAAGAAGCATTAAAATTACATGAAGAACATAAAGGGAAAGTAGCAATGGTTTCAAAAGTACAAGTAAATGATAGAAAAGATTTATCACTTGCTTATACTCCAGGAGTAGCTGAACCTTGTAGAAAAATAGCTGAAAATAAAGATAATGTTTATAAATATACTTCTAAAGGAAATACAGTAGCTGTTATAACAGATGGAACAGCTGTTTTAGGTTTAGGAGATATTGGACCAGAAGCTGGACTTCCTGTTATGGAGGGAAAATGTCTTTTATTTAAAAGATTTGCTGGAATAGATGCTTTTCCTATATGTTTAGACACTAAAGATACAGAAGAAATTATAAAAACTATAAAATTAATTTCTCCAAGCTTAGGAGGAATTAACTTAGAAGATATTTCTGCTCCTAGATGTGTAGAAATAGAAACTAGATTAAAAGAGGAATTAAATATTCCTGTCTTCCATGATGACCAACATGGAACAGCTATTGTTGTTACTGCTGGATTAATAAATGCTTTCAAATTTTTAAATAAAAAATTTGAAGATGTAAAAATTGTTGTAAGTGGAGCTGGAGCTGCTGGTTCTTCAATATGTAAACTTTTACATCAAATGGGAACTAAAGAGATTGTAGCTGTAGATATTGATGGAGTTTTAAATAGAGATGATATAGAAACATATAATCCATTAAAAAAAGATTTAATGAAATTCTTAAATCCTAATAACATAAAAGGTGGATTAAAAGAAGCCATTGTTGGAGCTGACGCTTTTATAGGAGTATCTGCCCCTAAACTTTTAACAAAAGAAATGGTGGCTACAATGAATAAAGACTCTGTTGTATTTGCTATGGCTAATCCAGAGCCAGAAATATTACCAGAAGAAGCTAAAGCTGGTGGAGCTAGAATAATTGGTACTGGACGTTCTGATTATCCAAATCAAATTAATAATATTTTAGCTTTCCCTGGAATTTTTAGAGGAGCTTTAGATTCAAGAGCTAGTCAAATTACAGAAGAAATGAAAATAGCTGCTGCTAAAGGAATAGCTGCTGTTATAAAAGATGAAGAATTAAGAGAAGATTATATTATTCCAGATGTATTTGATGAAAGAGTAGTAAAAGTAGTTGCTAAATCTGTATCTGATTTTGTTTTAAATACTAAATAG
- a CDS encoding M42 family metallopeptidase, whose protein sequence is MNSIDLIKKLSDTEGISGFEDKVLEIIKDEMKDYYNIEKDSMNNLYINNIVPEERKKPVIMLEAHSDEVGFMVQSIEANGLLKFIPIGGWSSQQVQAHKVKVQNSDGKYINGIISSVPPHFLKNDGKTELKDMFIDIGAFSYEEVKEIYKIEIGAPVIPNVICEYNETSKLFLGKAFDDRIGCAIITEVMKDIKNENLDVDVVGVISSQEEVGLRGAIVSSQKALPNVAIVLEGPPADDTFRNKYTSQGGIGKGVQIRHIDPTMIANPKLVKFIKDIAKKYSIKYQETVRESGGTNAGKIHLENLGIPTIVLGVPVRYAHSHHNFVSLNDYQETVKLVKAIVKELNENIIKNF, encoded by the coding sequence GTGAATAGTATAGATTTAATAAAAAAATTAAGTGATACTGAGGGAATATCTGGATTTGAAGATAAAGTACTAGAAATTATAAAAGATGAAATGAAAGATTATTATAATATAGAAAAAGATTCTATGAATAATTTATATATAAATAATATTGTTCCCGAAGAGAGAAAAAAACCTGTGATTATGTTAGAAGCTCATTCAGATGAAGTTGGATTCATGGTTCAATCAATAGAGGCAAATGGACTTTTAAAGTTTATTCCAATAGGTGGATGGAGCTCTCAACAAGTACAAGCTCATAAAGTAAAAGTACAAAATTCTGATGGGAAATATATAAATGGTATAATTTCTTCTGTACCACCTCATTTTTTAAAAAATGATGGAAAAACAGAGCTTAAAGATATGTTTATAGATATTGGAGCTTTTTCATATGAAGAAGTTAAAGAAATATATAAAATTGAAATAGGTGCTCCTGTTATTCCAAATGTAATTTGTGAATACAATGAAACTTCAAAATTATTCTTAGGAAAAGCTTTTGATGATAGAATAGGTTGTGCTATAATTACAGAAGTAATGAAAGATATAAAAAATGAAAATTTAGATGTAGATGTTGTAGGAGTTATCTCATCACAAGAAGAAGTTGGATTAAGAGGAGCTATAGTTAGTTCTCAAAAAGCTTTGCCAAATGTAGCTATAGTTTTAGAAGGTCCTCCTGCTGATGACACTTTTAGAAACAAATATACAAGTCAAGGTGGAATAGGAAAAGGGGTTCAAATAAGACATATTGACCCTACAATGATAGCTAATCCAAAACTTGTAAAATTTATAAAAGATATTGCTAAAAAATACAGTATAAAATATCAAGAAACTGTTAGAGAAAGTGGTGGAACTAATGCTGGAAAAATTCATTTAGAAAATTTAGGAATTCCAACAATAGTTTTAGGTGTTCCTGTAAGATATGCTCATTCTCATCATAATTTTGTATCATTAAATGATTATCAAGAAACTGTTAAATTAGTTAAAGCAATAGTAAAAGAATTAAACGAAAATATTATTAAAAATTTTTAA
- a CDS encoding PTS sugar transporter subunit IIA: MGFFDFLKGKKNTKIVEIYSPLAGKVIPLEEVPDEAFSQKMIGDGCAIDPLPGAIYCPADGEVDIFETNHAISVETPSGLELIVHFGVDTVKLDKKGLTRVGELGGNKKGTKLVEYDLDFIKANAPSVKTPIIITSMDMVESIEVVAKGDVQPGDLLMRVTLK; the protein is encoded by the coding sequence ATGGGATTTTTTGATTTTTTAAAAGGTAAAAAAAATACTAAAATTGTAGAAATTTATTCACCACTTGCAGGAAAAGTTATTCCATTAGAAGAAGTTCCAGATGAAGCTTTTTCTCAAAAAATGATAGGAGATGGATGTGCTATTGACCCATTACCAGGTGCTATTTACTGTCCTGCAGATGGAGAAGTTGATATATTTGAAACTAATCATGCTATCAGTGTTGAAACTCCTAGTGGATTAGAATTAATTGTACACTTTGGAGTAGATACTGTAAAATTAGATAAAAAAGGATTAACAAGAGTTGGAGAATTAGGTGGAAATAAAAAAGGGACTAAATTAGTTGAATACGATTTAGATTTTATAAAAGCTAATGCCCCTTCAGTAAAAACTCCTATTATAATTACAAGTATGGATATGGTTGAGTCTATTGAAGTTGTAGCAAAAGGAGATGTACAACCTGGAGATTTATTAATGAGAGTTACTTTAAAATAA